A genomic region of Elaeis guineensis isolate ETL-2024a chromosome 9, EG11, whole genome shotgun sequence contains the following coding sequences:
- the LOC105051280 gene encoding cytochrome P450 71AP13: MALLQWLSTVSLLASTILVVLILVTTHLPKKRRTNLPPGPRPLPLVGNLHLLGRMPHLSLQRLAHKYGPIFYLTLGHIPTVVVSSARTAKEVLRTHDLPLSSRPQLYAAKQLFYGCTDIAFAPYGPYWRHARKICILELLSAKRVESYRPGRAAEVEQLVRRIAAAASAAGGAVNLSRLLGLYANGVLCRAALGREFAEGGEYDRHGFHKMLDEYQALLGGFSLGDFYPSLEWVSAVTGMKRRLERTFKRFDCFFDEIIEEHRKKRREGGGEETKDLVDVLLDVQKDGSLEMPLTMDNIKAIILDMFAAGTDTTFITLDWAMTELLMNPRALKGAQDEVRSIVGKRRMVSETDVPQLHYLNAVIKETFRMHAPVPVLVPRESMEQVTIDGYQIPAKTRIFVNAWAIGRDPESWKNPEVFEPERFLGSSIDFKGQDFELLPFGAGRRGCPGITFGMASIEIALAQLLHSFDWELPHGTKPEDLDMKEAFGISMHRIAELIAVAKPHNVI, from the exons ATGGCTCTCCTGCAATGGCTATCCACAGTCTCGCTTCTAGCATCCACAATACTAGTAGTTCTCATCTTGGTTACAACTCATCTACCAAAGAAACGACGAACCAATCTTCCGCCCGGTCCTCGGCCGCTTCCCCTCGTCGGCAACCTCCACCTGCTCGGCCGAATGCCCCACCTATCCCTCCAACGTCTGGCTCATAAGTACGGCCCCATCTTCTACCTCACCCTCGGCCATATCCCCACCGTCGTCGTCTCCTCCGCGAGGACCGCCAAAGAAGTCCTCCGCACCCACGACCTCCCCCTCTCGAGCCGCCCCCAGCTCTACGCCGCGAAGCAGCTCTTCTACGGATGCACCGATATCGCCTTCGCCCCCTACGGCCCCTACTGGCGCCACGCCCGCAAGATCTGCATCCTCGAACTCCTCAGCGCCAAGCGCGTCGAGTCCTACCGCCCCGGGAGGGCCGCGGAGGTCGAGCAGCTCGTGAGGCGGATCGCTGCCGCGGCGTCGGCAGCGGGCGGGGCCGTGAATTTGAGCAGGCTTCTGGGGTTGTACGCGAACGGCGTGCTGTGCCGGGCGGCGTTGGGGAGGGAGTTCGCGGAGGGCGGGGAGTACGATCGGCACGGATTCCACAAGATGCTGGACGAGTACCAGGCTTTGCTTGGGGGGTTCAGCCTGGGGGATTTCTACCCGTCGTTGGAGTGGGTGAGTGCGGTGACGGGGATGAAGAGGAGGCTGGAGAGGACGTTCAAACGTTTCGATTGCTTCTTTGATGAGATAATAGAAGAGCATAGGAAGAAGAGgagggagggaggaggagaggagacTAAGGATCTGGTGGATGTGTTGCTTGACGTCCAGAAGGATGGGAGTTTGGAGATGCCTCTCACCATGGATAACATTAAAGCCATCATCTTG GACATGTTTGCAGCTGGAACGGACACGACCTTCATAACACTGGATTGGGCTATGACAGAGCTGCTAATGAATCCAAGAGCCCTGAAGGGAGCCCAAGATGAAGTCCGAAGCATTGTTGGCAAGAGAAGAATGGTGTCCGAGACTGATGTCCCTCAGCTCCATTACCTAAACGCTGTGATAAAGGAGACATTCCGAATGCACGCTCCAGTTCCGGTTCTCGTCCCAAGAGAATCCATGGAACAAGTAACCATAGATGGATATCAAATTCCAGCCAAGACCCGAATATTTGTCAATGCATGGGCTATTGGAAGGGACCCTGAATCTTGGAAAAATCCAGAAGTTTTTGAGCCTGAGAGATTTTTGGGTAGCTCTATTGATTTCAAAGGGCAGGATTTTGAGCTTCTGCCTTTTGGGGCTGGGAGGAGAGGATGCCCAGGCATCACATTTGGCATGGCCAGCATCGAGATCGCATTGGCACAACTTCTGCACAGCTTTGATTGGGAGCTTCCTCATGGCACTAAACCTGAAGATCTGGATATGAAGGAAGCCTTTGGCATATCCATGCATAGGATAGCTGAACTGATTGCAGTTGCCAAACCACATAATGTCATCTGA